A region of the Gallaecimonas mangrovi genome:
AGCGAAGTTTCCTGACGAAGTGGCAGAGCTAAAGGCGATGGGAATAGAAGTGTTTAATATATTTGAAGAGGCGGGCGCTGGCTTTGCCCGCCATGTGCTTAATATCGCTCGCCTTGGCCCCCAACGTCCTTATCATCAAGGACTTTAATGTCGGTAATGTGAAATGGCGTGCCCCACTGCTGGGTGGTCATCACATCTGTTGCCGCGCTACCTTGCACCTCGACCTTAAGACCGGGCCGCTTGAAGCTTTTATCAAGCCCAAGTGGCAGCCATTTACGGCCCTTGGCATCCACAATGCCGTAAAAGCCGCCTTCCATCGGTAAAAAGACCACCTCACCCACAAACTGCTCCTGCTTGGCTTCACCTTTTTGCACGGGCTTCTCCACGGTAAGGGGGGGCTTGTTGGCAACCTTGAAGGTCTTCTCGGGACTGGTGCTGTTATCGGCTTGACTGCAGCCACTCAAGGCTACGGCGGCCATTGCTAGTATCCATTTTGCTGACATCACATGCTCCCTATTCACAGGTTTTCTGATAACGCGACCACCGCCGAAGGGCTGGCCGGTGCCATGCCCGCCTCTTTTAGCACCTCAAATAGCTTAAGGTTTAAGGCTAACCGCTGCTGGTGATAATGCGACGTTTCAAGCCAGGCGCGAACAATAAGCCGCACACCAACCGCGGTGAAAGCATCAATGCCGAGCTGCATCGGCGGCGCCGTTGCATCGGCATCAGCGGCAAGATGGCTTTCAAGTAACCGTAGCGCTTGTTGCGGGTCGGCACCGGCGGGCAGCAAAAAGGTAGTTTCGGCTAATTTATGCTGCTGAGAGTTTTGATAAATCTCCCCCAGCACCTTGCGATTGGGAATATGAATACGCTCACCGTCTTCTGTCACCAACACGGTTTGCGCCAGGGTAATGTCTTCCACTAGCCCGGCCCGGCCAAGCAGCTCTAAGGTATCGCCAACCGAAAAAGGCCGAGTCAGTACAATAGCAACACCCGCGCCGTAATTAGAGATGGGCCCTTGTACCGCCAGGCTTAAACCAAAAGTGGCAGCACCAATAGCAGCGATAAGCGGGCTGATGGTAATGCCAAGCTTGCCGGCAGCAATAACAATAAAAATGGCCAGAATGGCCAAGCG
Encoded here:
- a CDS encoding mechanosensitive ion channel family protein, with the translated sequence MLSNEFDYLQSLSQQVLDYLVQYGFQLLGAVIIILLGWWFSAWGGRAIIRIGNKRQWDQTLVRFFANLARLAILAIFIVIAAGKLGITISPLIAAIGAATFGLSLAVQGPISNYGAGVAIVLTRPFSVGDTLELLGRAGLVEDITLAQTVLVTEDGERIHIPNRKVLGEIYQNSQQHKLAETTFLLPAGADPQQALRLLESHLAADADATAPPMQLGIDAFTAVGVRLIVRAWLETSHYHQQRLALNLKLFEVLKEAGMAPASPSAVVALSENL